Genomic window (Bosea vaviloviae):
CGCGCTGCCGATCCTGACCGGCATCAAGCTCGACGCGCTCACCGCCGCGATCGTGACGCTCTCGCTCTATGGCGGTTCCTTTTACGCGGAGGTGATCCGGGGCGGCATCGTCTCGATCGAGCCCGGGCAGAGCGAGGCCGGGCTCGCGCTGGGCATGACGCCGGCGCGGGTGATGCGGCGCATCGTGCTGCCTCAGGCGATCAAGCGCATGATCCCGCCGCTGATGAACCAGTCGATCATCCAGTTCAAGAACACCTCGCTGGTCTCCGTGCTGGCGGTGCCCGATCTGCTCTATCAAGGTCAGGTCGCGGCAATGGACACCTATCGCGCGCTCGAGGTCTACACCGTCGTCGCCGCGATCTATGTCGTCGTGCTTTTGCCGCTGACGGCGATCGTCAAGCGCGCGGAAAAGCAACTCGCGCAGAGCAACTGAGGCCACGACGATGAACCCCAAGATCGAGGTCTCCGGCCTGCGCAAGAGCTTCGGCGCCCTGACCGTGCTGCGCGACATCAACCTCACCGTCGAGCCCGGCGCGGTGGTCGCGCTGATCGGCCCGTCGGGCTCGGGCAAGTCGACCCTGCTGCGCTGCCTGAACCTGCTGGTGATCCCCGAGGGCGGCAAGGTCCGGATCGGCGAGAGCAGCTTCTCCTTCGGCGACAGCTCGAAGCTGCCGGGCGTGCGCGAGCAGGCCCGCTTCCGCTCCAACACCGGCATGGTGTTCCAGCACTTCAACCTGTTCCCGCATATGAGCGTCCTCCAGAACGTCATGGAGGGGCCGCTCTCGGTGAAGAATATGCCGAAGGCCGAGGCCCAGGCGCTGGCGCGCCGGCTGCTCGCCAAGGTCGGCCTGAGCGACAAGGTCGATGTCTTCCCCAACAAGCTCTCGGGCGGCCAGAAGCAGCGCGTCGCGATTGCTCGCGCGCTCGCCATGGAGCCGGAGGTGATGCTGTTCGACGAGGCGACCTCGGCGCTTGATCCCGAGCTCGTCGGCGAGGTCCTGGGCGTGATGCGCGATCTCGCCGCCGAGGGGATGACCATGATCATCGTCACCCATGAGATGGGTTTTGCGCGCGAGGTCGCCGACCGCGTCATCTTCATGCGCGACGGCGTGATCGTCGAGGAAGGTCCGGCGCGCGAGGTCATCGAGAACCCGGTGCAGGACGCGACCCGCGCTTTCCTCAGCCATTTCCACAATCGCGGCTGAGCGGATCAGGGCGATGGCACGCGAGGCTTCCCAGACCGTCGCCGTCATCGGCGCCGGTATCATTGGCCTCTGCGCGGCGCTGGAGATCCAGCGCTGCGGGCACAGGGTCGTTCTGATCGAGCCCGAGGAGCCGGGCGGCCGGCAGGCGGCGTCCTATGGCAACGGCACCTGGCTCAGCCCGGCTTCGATCATGCCGATCTCCGTTCCGGGCCTCTGGCGCAAGGTTCCAGGTTTCCTGCTCGACCCGACCGGCCCCTTCGTGATCCGCTGGCGCGACCTGCCGGGGCTCGCCGGCTGGCTCCTCCGCTTCATCCTCGCCGGGCGCAGCTGGGCGCAGATCGAGGCCTGCGTCGCCGCGCGCTACCCGCTCTGCAAGGACACGGTCACCGACCATGCCGCATTGGCGGGGGAGGCCGGTGTGCCGCAATTGATCCGCAGGGAGGGGCTGATCTTCGTCTATCGCGATCGCACCGAATTCCTGACGGAAGCCCGCGAATGGGAGATGCGCGCGGCGCTTGGCGTGCGCTTCTCGCTGATCGAAGAGGATGAACTGCGCCGCCTGCTGCCGCAACTCGGGGCAGCCTATCGCTTTGGCGCAAGACTCGACGATGGCGGCCAGGTCGCCGATCCCGGCGCCTATTGCCGGGCCCTGGCCGAATTGGCGCTGCATCGCGGGGCGACGCGCGTCACGGCCCGCGCGACAGGCTTCACCATCACCAGCGGCCGCTTGCGCGCCGTCGAGACCGATCGCGGTCCCGTTGCCTGCGACCGCGCCGTGATCGCGGCCGGCATCGGTTCGCGCGATCTCGCCCGCCAGGCCGGCGACGCCGTGCCATTGATCTCGGAGCGCGGCTATCACGTCGTGATCCCCGATCCGGGCGTGGAGCTCGCTGCCGGGCTGATGCCCTCCGACGGCAAGATGGGCGTGGTCTCCACGCCGCAGGGCCTGAGGCTCGCGGGGCAAGTCGAGCTTGCCTCCGTCTCGACGCCGCCAGACTGGCGCCGCGCCGATATCCTGCTCGGCTTCGCCCGCGCCATGTTTCCCGCGCTCGCCGAGCGGTTCGAGGGCGCCGAGATCGACCGCTGGATGGGCCATCGTCCCTCGACGCCGGACGGGCTGCCTTGTATCGGAGCGGCATCGGCATGCCCGGATGTGGTCCACGCCTTCGGCCATGCCCATACCGGGCTGATCCAGGCTCCGGCCACGGCGAAGCTGGTCGCGGCTCTGATCGACGGACGCATCCCGCCCTTCGATCCGTCTCCTTATTCGGCAAAGAGGTTCGGCTGATGGGCAATGAGTTGCTCTATCTCTCGCGCGGCGATGTCCAGGCGCTTGCCATCGCGCCGTCGGAGGCGCGCGAGGCCGTGCTGCAGGCCTTCCGCGACCATGCCGCCGGGCTGAACCAGAGTCTGCCGAAGAGCGCGCTGGGTCTCGGCCCCGGCCACGGTTTCCAGGCGATGACGGCGGCCTCCTCGGCGCAGTCCATCGCGACGCTGAAATGGGTGTCGATGGCGCCCGTGCCGCCCAAAAGTCCGGTGCTGGGCATCCAAGTACCGGGCATCAATGCGCTGATCTGCGTCAGCGATTATGCGAGTGGGGCGCCGATCGCGGTGCTCGACGGTGACGAGATCACGTTGATCCGCACCGCTGCCTTGTCGGCGGCTGCGGCATCCAGGCTCGCTCCGCCGGCGCCGCGCACGATCGGTTTCGTCGGCTGCGGGCTGCAGGCGCATGCCCATCTCGCCGCCTTTCTCGATCTCTATCCAGGTCTCACCTCTGCGCTGCTGTTCAGCCGCAGCCGCGCCTCGGCGGAGAGCCTCGCCGAAGCCGCTTCCGTCCGCGGCCTCGCAGCGGAGGTGGTCGACGATGCGGATCTGCTGCTCGCGCGAAGCGACATCGTGATCTCCATGGTGCCGGGCGCGCCGGGTTTGCAGCCCTTCCTCGATGTCAACAGGATGAAGCCGATCTCCTTCGCCTCGGCTGTCGATATCGGCCGAAGCTGGCGTCCGGAAACGCTGCCATCCTTCGACGTGCTCGTGACCGACAGCCTCGCCCAGTCGAGCGCGCCCTATGACGTCGATGGGCAGCCGGTGACGACCGTCCGCTTCCAGCATGATCTCGTCGAGTTCGCTGATGCGCCGCATCCGACTGCTGCCGAGCGCCGTTCGTTTTTCTGCTTCCGCGGCTTTGCCCTGGCCGATCTCGCGCTTGCGCATCTGGTCGTCGCCAAGGCGCGCGCTGCGGGCATCGGCGTCAAGCTGCCGCGATGACCAAGCCTGCCTTTGCCGATCTCCTGAATGTCGAGGATGCGCGCCGGGCAGCCAAGCGCCGCCTGCCGCATGGCCTGTTCGAATATATCGACCGCGGCAGCGAGGACGAGCTCTCGATCTCCGGCAACCGGCAGCAGCTCGATGCGATCCGGCTTGCTCCCTCGGTGCTGGTCGACGTCTCGCAGCGTTCGGCCAAGGCGGAGATCCTCGGCCATTCGCAGCCGCTTCCGCTGGTGATTGCGCCCACCGCCATGGCGGGGCTGGTCTGGCGTGATGGCGAGATCGCGCTCGCCAAGGCGGCGGCGCGCGCCGGCATCCCTTTCTGCGTCTCGACCCAGTCGATCACCTCGGTTGAGCGCATCGCGGCGGAATCGGGCGCTAAGCTCTGGTTCCAGCTCTATGTCTGGAAGAACCGCCAGCGCACGCTGGCGCTCATCGACCGCGCCTGGGCGGCCGGGGTGGAAACGCTGGTGCTGACGGTCGACACCGCCGTCGGGCCCAACCGCGAGTATAATCTGCGCAACGGCTTCGGCATCCCGCTCAAGGCCTCGGTGCGCGCCGGCATCGACCTGATGCTGCATCCGCGCTGGACGGCCTCGGTGATGCTGCGTTCGCTGATCGCCTCGGGCGTGCCGACCTATGCGCATTATCCCGACGAGTTCCGCACCAGGCTCGGGAGGAGCTCGCTCTCCGACGAGCTGAGCCTCGCCACCGATGTGACCTGGGAGGATGTCCGCCTGCTGCGCCAGCGCTGGAAGGGCAAGCTCATCCTCAAGGGTATCTTGCGCGTCGACGATGCGCTGACCGCGCTCTCCCATGGTGTCGATGCGATCGTGGTCTCGAACCATGGTGCGCGTAATCTCGACTGCGCGCCCGGCCCGACCGAGGTCCTGCCCGCCATCGTCGCGGCGATCGGGGGCCGCATGGAGATCCTGGCCGATAGCGGCGTGCGCCGCGGCGCCGATATCGCCCGCTTCCTGGCGCTGGGTGCAAGCGGCGTCCTGATCGGCCGCGCGACGCTCTACGGCGTCGCGATCGGGGGCGCGGATGGGGCAGGGCGCGTCCTCGATCTCCTGAGCTATGAACTCAATGTGACGATGGGCATGCTCGGCGCGCGTAATCTGGCCGATCTGCGCCGCTGCTGAACCTGCTGCCGACGCGTGCCGCAACGATCCCTGCACGGACCATCATTGCATACAAGACGGGGGCTTCCCGAGGCGCTAGGAACACACCATAGCGCGAGGAAAACTATGATCTTTCTGTACAAGTCCGAGGCGGTGCGCGGCAATCACTGGAAGGCCGTCTTCGAGGAGCGCGAGCCCGACCTGCCGTTCCGGATCTGGCCGGATGTCGGCGATCCCGCGCTGGTCAAATACATGGCGGTCTGGCTGCCGCCCGACGACATCGCGACCGGTTACCCCAATCTCGAGGTGCTGTTCTCGGTCGGCGCGGGCGTCGACCAGTTGAATCTCGATTTGGTGCCGCCCAACGTCAAGGTGGTCAGGATGCTCGACCCGAGCGTGCCGCAGATCATGGCCGAGTTCGTCACGACCGCGGTGCTGTCCCTGCATTGCGATGTCCTGACCCATATGGACCAGCAGCAGCGCGGGCTCTGGAATCCTTTGCTGCCCGAGATGGCGGGGAGCAGGCGGGTGGGCGTGCTCGGGCTTGGCCAGCTGGGCAGCCTGGCGTGCAAGAAGCTGGCTTATGCCGGCTTCAAGGTCGCCGGCTGGAGCCGGTCGCGGCATGAGATCGAAGGCATCGAGACCTTCTCCGGGGAGGGCGAGTTCGATGCCTTCCTCGGCCGCACCGATATCCTGGTCTGCCTCCTGCCATTGACGGCGGAGACCCAGGGCATCCTGAACGGCGAGCTCTTTGCCAAGCTGCCGCGCGGCGCCATGCTGGTGAATGTCGGGCGCGGCGGCCATCTCGATCAGGACGCCTTGCTGGCGGCGCTGGACAGCGGGCAGATTTCCGGCGCGGTGCTCGACGTCACCGATCCCGAGCCGCTGCCGCCCGATCACCCGATGTGGACGCATCCGCGCATCCTGCTGACGCCGCATATCGCGAGCTCGGCGCAGCCGGGGACCTCCGTGGAGGTCATCCTCAGGAATCTCGATTTGCTGAGGGCCGGCAAGGAGCCGATCGGCCTGATCGATCGCCAGCGCGGCTATTAGGGCGTGCT
Coding sequences:
- a CDS encoding amino acid ABC transporter ATP-binding protein, translating into MNPKIEVSGLRKSFGALTVLRDINLTVEPGAVVALIGPSGSGKSTLLRCLNLLVIPEGGKVRIGESSFSFGDSSKLPGVREQARFRSNTGMVFQHFNLFPHMSVLQNVMEGPLSVKNMPKAEAQALARRLLAKVGLSDKVDVFPNKLSGGQKQRVAIARALAMEPEVMLFDEATSALDPELVGEVLGVMRDLAAEGMTMIIVTHEMGFAREVADRVIFMRDGVIVEEGPAREVIENPVQDATRAFLSHFHNRG
- a CDS encoding NAD(P)/FAD-dependent oxidoreductase; amino-acid sequence: MAREASQTVAVIGAGIIGLCAALEIQRCGHRVVLIEPEEPGGRQAASYGNGTWLSPASIMPISVPGLWRKVPGFLLDPTGPFVIRWRDLPGLAGWLLRFILAGRSWAQIEACVAARYPLCKDTVTDHAALAGEAGVPQLIRREGLIFVYRDRTEFLTEAREWEMRAALGVRFSLIEEDELRRLLPQLGAAYRFGARLDDGGQVADPGAYCRALAELALHRGATRVTARATGFTITSGRLRAVETDRGPVACDRAVIAAGIGSRDLARQAGDAVPLISERGYHVVIPDPGVELAAGLMPSDGKMGVVSTPQGLRLAGQVELASVSTPPDWRRADILLGFARAMFPALAERFEGAEIDRWMGHRPSTPDGLPCIGAASACPDVVHAFGHAHTGLIQAPATAKLVAALIDGRIPPFDPSPYSAKRFG
- a CDS encoding alpha-hydroxy acid oxidase, translated to MTKPAFADLLNVEDARRAAKRRLPHGLFEYIDRGSEDELSISGNRQQLDAIRLAPSVLVDVSQRSAKAEILGHSQPLPLVIAPTAMAGLVWRDGEIALAKAAARAGIPFCVSTQSITSVERIAAESGAKLWFQLYVWKNRQRTLALIDRAWAAGVETLVLTVDTAVGPNREYNLRNGFGIPLKASVRAGIDLMLHPRWTASVMLRSLIASGVPTYAHYPDEFRTRLGRSSLSDELSLATDVTWEDVRLLRQRWKGKLILKGILRVDDALTALSHGVDAIVVSNHGARNLDCAPGPTEVLPAIVAAIGGRMEILADSGVRRGADIARFLALGASGVLIGRATLYGVAIGGADGAGRVLDLLSYELNVTMGMLGARNLADLRRC
- a CDS encoding 2-hydroxyacid dehydrogenase, which codes for MIFLYKSEAVRGNHWKAVFEEREPDLPFRIWPDVGDPALVKYMAVWLPPDDIATGYPNLEVLFSVGAGVDQLNLDLVPPNVKVVRMLDPSVPQIMAEFVTTAVLSLHCDVLTHMDQQQRGLWNPLLPEMAGSRRVGVLGLGQLGSLACKKLAYAGFKVAGWSRSRHEIEGIETFSGEGEFDAFLGRTDILVCLLPLTAETQGILNGELFAKLPRGAMLVNVGRGGHLDQDALLAALDSGQISGAVLDVTDPEPLPPDHPMWTHPRILLTPHIASSAQPGTSVEVILRNLDLLRAGKEPIGLIDRQRGY
- a CDS encoding amino acid ABC transporter permease, which gives rise to MGYTWHFDVIWGYRWLFLTGTAVTIGLTIAIVVLGMAVGLVAGIAQISRSPVLRWLSWAYIEMFRLTPLLVLLLWFYYALPILTGIKLDALTAAIVTLSLYGGSFYAEVIRGGIVSIEPGQSEAGLALGMTPARVMRRIVLPQAIKRMIPPLMNQSIIQFKNTSLVSVLAVPDLLYQGQVAAMDTYRALEVYTVVAAIYVVVLLPLTAIVKRAEKQLAQSN